Proteins from a genomic interval of Sphingobacterium sp. SYP-B4668:
- a CDS encoding OmpA family protein, with protein MKLNLKSAVVLGIAGLLTSPSLAQDKSTIDGTTPFGSSSQYRTWSIGVNAGVLNQSNGFGVNRKGYNDLENNVGYSAYIKKQISPSFGLKAQYLGGKVGGKRDDGSNSFETKTPWSAALSGEFTLANTNFRFFNSLIKPYAAIGIGAMDFESTTTIGSVTTTHESKTKLFVPMDVGLKFAVAKGINLDLGYQLNWVNQDFDGTRIGTVKHDLFSYIHAGLEFSLGDPSKPALNNSNPVATLIGDYTAKYDELKAERDALAASNEALKSQVEQISNDLKDDDGDGVANKFDKCPGTPAGTPVDGSGCPIVLKNETKIVEKVVVTEADRKVVDEAIKNLEFDLGKSTIRSTSYPSLDRVAALLIEKNFSLKLAGHTDNTGSMQTNLRLSKERAEAVKSYLSSKGANPSRIEATGYGPNQPIATNATAEGRQENRRVEFTIY; from the coding sequence ATGAAATTAAACTTAAAATCAGCAGTAGTACTAGGCATTGCCGGACTATTGACATCCCCTTCTCTCGCACAGGACAAATCCACAATCGATGGTACGACTCCCTTCGGCTCGTCTTCGCAATACCGCACGTGGTCTATAGGTGTAAATGCTGGAGTACTAAATCAAAGTAATGGATTTGGCGTGAATCGCAAAGGCTACAATGACCTGGAGAACAATGTCGGCTACAGCGCATACATTAAAAAACAAATTTCTCCGTCTTTCGGCTTAAAAGCTCAGTATTTAGGTGGCAAAGTTGGAGGTAAAAGAGATGACGGCTCCAATTCCTTTGAAACAAAAACGCCATGGTCTGCAGCGTTGTCGGGTGAATTTACACTTGCAAACACCAATTTCAGGTTTTTCAACAGCTTAATTAAACCCTATGCCGCAATTGGTATTGGTGCGATGGATTTTGAATCTACCACCACAATCGGCAGCGTCACCACTACACACGAATCCAAGACAAAATTATTCGTTCCTATGGACGTTGGATTGAAATTTGCCGTTGCCAAAGGTATTAACCTAGATCTAGGATATCAATTGAACTGGGTCAATCAAGACTTTGATGGCACACGTATCGGTACAGTAAAACATGATCTATTTTCATACATTCACGCAGGCTTGGAATTTTCACTTGGAGACCCCAGCAAGCCTGCTTTAAACAATAGCAATCCCGTAGCCACCTTAATTGGTGACTATACAGCCAAATATGACGAACTGAAAGCAGAACGTGATGCATTGGCAGCTTCCAATGAGGCGTTGAAATCTCAAGTTGAACAAATTTCAAATGATTTGAAAGATGATGATGGTGACGGCGTAGCTAACAAATTTGACAAATGCCCAGGTACTCCAGCGGGTACTCCAGTGGACGGATCGGGCTGTCCTATCGTATTGAAAAACGAAACAAAAATCGTCGAGAAAGTAGTCGTTACGGAAGCTGACAGGAAAGTGGTTGATGAAGCGATTAAGAACCTCGAGTTTGACCTAGGCAAATCTACTATCCGTTCGACCTCTTACCCAAGCTTGGATAGAGTTGCGGCGTTATTGATTGAGAAAAATTTCAGCTTGAAGTTAGCCGGACATACTGACAATACAGGATCAATGCAAACCAATCTTAGATTATCAAAAGAGCGTGCAGAGGCTGTAAAATCGTACCTATCTAGCAAAGGTGCTAATCCTTCCCGTATCGAAGCAACTGGGTACGGTCCAAATCAACCCATTGCCACCAACGCAACTGCGGAAGGACGTCAAGAAAATCGTCGCGTAGAATTTACGATATACTAG
- a CDS encoding response regulator transcription factor, protein MSIAKHKILVVDDEQDIVELIAYNLKREGYQVFTANNGKEAIAQAKEANPDLIILDVMMPLMDGIEACRLMRAMPEFKHTFMVFLTARSEEYSEIAGFHVGADDYIAKPIKPRALMSRINAILRRNTSEEEVHEGNRLEVADLVIDRDSFLAYRGSDKIVLAKKEFELLYLLASKPNKVFTREQILKSIWEDSVVVTNRTIDVHIRKLREKIGENYVATVKGVGYKFELA, encoded by the coding sequence ATGAGTATTGCAAAGCATAAAATACTAGTGGTAGACGATGAGCAGGACATTGTTGAACTGATTGCTTATAATCTGAAAAGAGAGGGATATCAGGTATTTACGGCCAACAATGGTAAGGAAGCAATCGCCCAAGCTAAAGAGGCAAATCCAGATTTGATTATCTTGGATGTTATGATGCCTCTGATGGATGGAATTGAGGCCTGTCGATTAATGCGAGCTATGCCTGAATTTAAACATACCTTTATGGTATTTTTGACAGCAAGGAGCGAAGAATATTCAGAAATAGCGGGATTCCATGTAGGAGCTGATGATTACATCGCCAAGCCTATCAAACCACGTGCACTGATGAGTCGAATCAATGCAATCTTGAGAAGGAATACAAGTGAGGAGGAGGTGCATGAGGGCAATCGATTGGAAGTGGCTGACTTGGTAATTGATAGAGATTCGTTCTTAGCTTACCGCGGAAGTGATAAAATTGTTCTGGCAAAAAAGGAATTTGAGCTACTTTATTTATTAGCATCTAAGCCGAATAAAGTGTTTACCAGAGAGCAAATCTTAAAAAGTATTTGGGAAGATTCTGTGGTGGTCACCAATAGGACAATAGATGTGCATATCCGAAAGCTAAGGGAGAAAATCGGTGAAAATTATGTCGCTACCGTAAAAGGTGTCGGGTATAAATTTGAACTTGCATAA
- a CDS encoding TlpA family protein disulfide reductase: MNRLLIFVAVLNLMLIGCSNPDQYVISGQIENPGNIKVVSLYEGDRKLDSVYLNESQQFTFKRGTTQARLLSLEAGKKRYYLIAQPGEKLTFKADLQKEPYVYNIEGSELSNAIQEFAPIRIKRDVIQDSLQREFAKRTGSLNAEQIESLRGEYLTKFKAALQYYNQQAITFKDKYPNLAGFYAMSTLDPEVAEAEIIAYAEEIQDKFKDNGYVEQFKAETAKLKVLAIGQPAPDFEGYTPQNKLVKLSDLKGKYLLVDFWASWCAPCRQENPNIVKQYNAFKGKGFDVLGVSLDNNPGPWMRAIQDDGLEWTNISDLQAWGSTVVGLYRIKAIPTSYLLDPEGKIIAKNLRGRDLEDFLKKTLN; encoded by the coding sequence ATGAATAGACTGTTAATTTTCGTTGCCGTATTAAACCTAATGCTGATTGGATGCTCGAATCCTGACCAGTACGTGATTTCTGGACAAATTGAAAATCCAGGAAACATAAAAGTAGTCTCTCTCTATGAAGGAGATCGAAAATTAGATTCTGTATATCTTAACGAAAGCCAACAGTTTACCTTCAAGCGAGGTACAACTCAAGCTCGCCTACTGTCTTTGGAGGCGGGTAAAAAGCGATACTACCTCATCGCCCAGCCAGGAGAGAAACTTACATTTAAGGCTGACCTGCAGAAGGAACCATATGTGTATAATATAGAGGGGTCTGAACTCTCAAATGCCATACAGGAATTTGCTCCGATACGGATAAAGAGAGATGTCATTCAAGATTCTTTACAGCGGGAATTTGCTAAAAGAACGGGTAGTCTCAACGCAGAACAAATAGAGAGCCTGAGGGGAGAATATCTAACAAAATTTAAGGCAGCTCTCCAATATTACAATCAACAAGCTATCACTTTTAAGGACAAGTACCCTAATCTTGCGGGCTTTTATGCGATGAGTACTCTTGATCCAGAGGTTGCCGAAGCAGAAATTATAGCTTATGCAGAAGAGATTCAGGATAAATTTAAAGACAATGGTTACGTGGAGCAGTTTAAAGCTGAAACTGCGAAGTTGAAGGTATTAGCAATCGGTCAGCCTGCGCCAGACTTTGAGGGATATACACCTCAAAATAAACTTGTAAAGCTAAGCGACCTAAAAGGGAAATATTTGTTGGTAGACTTTTGGGCATCTTGGTGTGCACCTTGTAGGCAGGAAAACCCAAATATAGTAAAGCAATATAATGCCTTTAAAGGGAAGGGGTTTGATGTCTTAGGTGTCTCACTGGATAATAATCCTGGACCGTGGATGAGGGCAATTCAAGATGATGGATTGGAATGGACCAATATATCCGATTTGCAGGCCTGGGGATCCACAGTTGTGGGATTGTATAGAATAAAAGCTATACCTACGTCTTACCTTCTTGATCCCGAAGGCAAGATTATCGCTAAAAATTTAAGAGGAAGGGATCTTGAAGATTTCTTAAAGAAAACATTAAATTAG
- a CDS encoding DEAD/DEAH box helicase, with protein MNPFLELGIRHEVVNAISELGFEKPSPIQEKAIPVLLTGNDDFVGLAQTGTGKTAAFGLPLLELLDFSQKHPQALILCPTRELCLQIARDLERFAKNLDNVHVVAVYGGANISDQLRQIRRGVQIVVATPGRMLDIIGRKAIDFSGVKYVVLDEADEMLNMGFQEDINNILSETPDEKKTWLFSATMPREVRRIAQNYMTDPVELTVGTKNTGNANIEHHYYLIKAKDKYAAFKRIVDSNPDIFGIVFCRTKIETQEIAESLIKDGYNADSLHGDLSQQQRDKVMKRYRDRSLQLLIATDVAARGIDVNDVTHVINFSLPDEVENYTHRSGRTARAGKTGISLSLVNVKELNKIRHIEKIIGKAFEKRQVPQGAEVCEKQLFSIVSKIENVEVNEDQITPFLPAIMENLESLSKEDIIKRFASLEFNRFLDYYKNAPDLNIDARDSGRGERVERGERRDDRSRGGSKGYTRLFMNLGSVDEFSRGDMLGFICNNAKISGKSIGKIDLKGVFTFFEVQDEEVEKVFSGFQNVDFNGRNVRIEVSGEARSEGGGGRSRGGDRGGRREGGYRGGERRSGGGGERRDRREGGNSGGFRDFSGKRKESNSRY; from the coding sequence ATGAACCCATTTTTAGAACTGGGAATCCGTCATGAAGTTGTTAATGCCATCTCTGAGTTAGGTTTTGAAAAACCTTCTCCTATTCAGGAAAAAGCCATTCCTGTTTTACTGACTGGTAACGACGATTTTGTCGGATTAGCCCAAACTGGCACAGGAAAGACCGCGGCATTTGGTCTTCCATTATTAGAACTATTAGACTTTTCTCAAAAACATCCTCAAGCGTTGATCTTATGCCCAACTCGTGAGCTATGTTTACAAATTGCAAGAGACTTAGAAAGGTTTGCCAAGAACCTTGACAATGTACACGTAGTAGCTGTGTACGGTGGCGCAAACATTTCTGACCAACTGCGTCAGATTCGTCGTGGCGTACAGATTGTTGTTGCGACTCCAGGTCGTATGCTTGATATCATCGGGCGTAAAGCTATTGACTTCTCCGGCGTGAAATACGTTGTATTAGACGAAGCGGATGAAATGTTGAACATGGGCTTTCAAGAAGACATCAACAATATTTTATCAGAAACTCCAGATGAGAAAAAAACTTGGTTATTCTCCGCAACAATGCCTAGAGAAGTTCGTCGTATAGCACAAAACTATATGACCGACCCTGTAGAGTTGACTGTAGGCACCAAGAATACTGGTAATGCAAACATCGAACACCATTACTATCTAATCAAAGCGAAAGATAAGTATGCTGCTTTCAAACGTATTGTAGATTCTAATCCCGACATTTTCGGTATAGTATTCTGCCGTACTAAAATTGAAACACAAGAAATTGCGGAGTCTTTAATCAAAGATGGTTATAACGCAGACTCTTTGCATGGCGACCTTTCACAGCAACAACGCGATAAAGTTATGAAACGTTATCGTGATCGTAGCCTTCAATTATTGATTGCTACTGACGTTGCAGCGCGTGGAATTGACGTTAATGACGTGACACACGTTATCAACTTCTCCCTTCCTGACGAAGTTGAAAATTACACCCACCGCTCAGGCCGTACAGCCCGTGCAGGAAAGACAGGTATTTCTCTATCATTGGTCAATGTGAAGGAATTGAACAAAATCCGTCATATTGAAAAAATTATTGGAAAAGCTTTCGAGAAGAGACAAGTACCGCAAGGTGCTGAAGTCTGTGAGAAACAACTTTTCTCAATCGTGAGTAAAATCGAGAATGTGGAAGTAAATGAGGATCAAATCACTCCGTTCCTACCTGCTATCATGGAAAATCTCGAATCTCTATCTAAAGAAGACATCATCAAAAGATTTGCTTCATTAGAATTCAACAGATTCTTGGACTACTATAAAAATGCACCAGACTTGAACATCGACGCTAGAGATTCAGGTCGTGGAGAGCGTGTCGAACGCGGAGAAAGACGCGATGATCGCTCACGTGGTGGCTCTAAAGGCTATACTCGTCTTTTCATGAACTTAGGTTCGGTCGATGAGTTTAGCAGAGGAGACATGTTAGGCTTCATCTGTAACAATGCTAAGATTTCTGGAAAATCCATCGGTAAAATTGACTTAAAGGGTGTATTTACATTCTTCGAAGTTCAAGACGAAGAGGTTGAAAAAGTATTTTCAGGTTTCCAAAATGTAGATTTCAACGGACGTAACGTACGTATTGAAGTTTCTGGAGAGGCAAGAAGTGAAGGCGGCGGAGGAAGAAGTCGTGGTGGAGATCGCGGCGGAAGACGTGAAGGCGGATATCGTGGTGGCGAGAGAAGAAGCGGTGGAGGCGGCGAAAGACGCGACCGTCGTGAAGGTGGAAATAGCGGTGGTTTCCGTGACTTTTCAGGAAAACGAAAAGAATCCAATAGCAGATATTAA
- a CDS encoding OmpA family protein, with the protein MNIYYKKTALLALAGMIGATSFAQERNNSSIEGTTPLGSAQQYRTWSIGIGAGATSLMNIAKFNTAGYDKLDWNLGYNAYIKKQISPSFGIKAQYFGGKVGGTNESIGTANPHSSFETKTPWSAAISGEFLAANTNWRFFNSFIKPYAAIGVGALNFETMTTTGGTEMKAEKQTKLYVPVDLGLKFAVAKGINFELGYQLNWANQDFDGIQGGQYKNDLFSYAHAGIELALGNSSKPALNNSNPVATLVNDYNVKYDDLKAQNDALSAKNQALQSQLDGLSNDLKDDDGDGVANKFDKCPGTPTGTPVDGAGCPIVVKNETKIVEKVVVTEADRQVVDEAIKNLEFDLGKSTIRSTSFPSLDRVAALLIEKNFSLKLAGHTDNTGSMKTNLRLSKERAEAVKSYLSGKGANPSRIEATGYGPNQPIATNATAEGRQQNRRVEFTIY; encoded by the coding sequence ATGAACATTTATTACAAAAAAACAGCACTCTTGGCTCTCGCAGGAATGATTGGCGCAACTTCTTTTGCACAGGAACGTAATAATTCCAGCATAGAAGGAACAACGCCACTTGGTTCGGCGCAACAGTACAGGACATGGTCTATCGGTATCGGGGCTGGAGCGACAAGTCTTATGAACATCGCTAAGTTCAACACGGCAGGTTACGATAAGTTAGATTGGAATTTAGGTTACAATGCATACATCAAAAAACAAATCTCTCCATCATTCGGCATTAAAGCCCAATATTTCGGCGGCAAGGTTGGCGGGACCAATGAAAGCATAGGAACCGCTAATCCACATTCTTCCTTCGAAACCAAGACACCTTGGTCAGCAGCAATATCAGGAGAATTTCTTGCGGCCAATACAAATTGGAGATTTTTCAACAGCTTTATCAAGCCTTATGCTGCAATTGGTGTAGGCGCATTGAATTTCGAAACGATGACCACAACCGGTGGCACGGAAATGAAAGCCGAGAAACAGACCAAATTATATGTCCCTGTTGATTTGGGGTTAAAATTTGCTGTTGCTAAAGGCATCAACTTTGAATTGGGATACCAATTAAATTGGGCTAATCAAGATTTCGACGGCATCCAAGGAGGGCAATATAAAAATGACCTCTTTTCTTATGCACATGCCGGCATTGAACTTGCACTAGGCAACAGTAGCAAACCTGCACTTAATAACTCCAATCCTGTAGCGACACTGGTCAATGACTACAATGTAAAATACGACGACCTAAAAGCGCAGAACGATGCTTTGAGTGCGAAGAACCAAGCCTTGCAAAGTCAATTAGATGGTCTAAGCAATGATTTGAAAGATGATGATGGAGATGGTGTGGCTAACAAATTCGACAAATGCCCTGGCACTCCAACCGGAACTCCCGTTGATGGTGCAGGTTGCCCTATCGTCGTGAAAAATGAAACTAAAATCGTAGAAAAGGTAGTGGTAACCGAAGCTGACAGGCAAGTCGTTGACGAGGCTATTAAAAATCTGGAATTCGATTTGGGAAAATCAACGATTCGCTCGACTTCATTCCCAAGCTTAGATAGAGTTGCGGCCCTATTGATTGAGAAAAACTTCAGCTTGAAGTTAGCTGGTCATACAGACAACACTGGCTCCATGAAAACTAATCTAAGACTATCAAAAGAACGTGCAGAAGCTGTGAAATCATATTTATCAGGTAAGGGAGCTAACCCATCACGCATCGAAGCGACTGGATACGGACCGAACCAACCTATTGCAACGAACGCAACAGCGGAAGGTCGTCAACAAAACCGTCGTGTTGAGTTTACAATATACTAG
- the alaS gene encoding alanine--tRNA ligase translates to MTNREIRDAYLNFFKTKLHQIVPSAPVVVKNDPTLMFTNAGMNQFKDFFLGEALPKYTRVADTQRCLRVSGKHNDLEEVGIDTYHHTLFEMLGNWSFGDYFKKEAIEWAWELLTAVYGLDQDRLYVTIFEGDTDEGLEKDVEAFEFWKQWIAEDRILLGNKKDNFWEMGETGPCGPCSEIHYDMRADEDRKLVAGQELVNADHPQVIEVWNLVFMQFNRLKNGTLESLPAKHVDTGMGFERLVRAIQGKSSNYDTDVFQPLISFISEKSGIKYGVNEKTDIAMRVLSDHIRAVSFAIADGQLPSNNKAGYVIRRILRRAVRYAYTFLNFKTPFINELVPLLAKEFEGVFDELISQQDFVQKVVLEEEVSFLRTLVAGVQRFEAYAEKNTAVDGDFAFELFDTFGFPIDLTELLAREKGLEVDMTGFQQALQVQKERSRAATAIDTGDWVFVNDEEQAEFVGYDVLTVKTEILKYRKVTAKGKEQVQFVLSVTPFYPEGGGQVGDTGVLISEETGEKIHITDTKKENGLIVHFSNQLPSQLIGIFQAKVDLQKRIDTENNHSATHLLHAALKEVLGNHVNQKGSLVNADILRFDISHFSKVTEEELKQVEDIVNAKIRENIALKENRNVPFQEALDSGVTALFGEKYGDYVRVITFGDQFSKELCGGTHVKATGQIGFFKIISESAVAAGVRRIEAITGTKAAAVIREHFDLVHKLGELLHNPKDFVVTLAKVIDENSALKKEIEKSIIEKSLALKTDLEQKIEEINGVRFLATVVDLPNAEALKTLAYALKGAIDNLFLVLGANFDGKPSIAVVVSEHLSKERGLNAGSIVRELAKEIDGGGGGQPFFATAGGKNASGLGNAIAKAKTYLD, encoded by the coding sequence ATGACTAATAGAGAAATACGTGACGCTTACTTGAATTTTTTTAAAACTAAGCTTCATCAAATTGTTCCCTCAGCTCCCGTAGTTGTTAAAAATGACCCTACATTGATGTTTACAAATGCAGGGATGAATCAATTTAAAGATTTTTTCTTGGGTGAAGCATTACCCAAGTATACGCGAGTAGCAGACACGCAACGATGCTTGCGTGTCTCTGGTAAGCATAATGACTTGGAGGAAGTTGGAATCGATACCTATCATCACACGTTGTTTGAAATGTTGGGTAATTGGAGTTTTGGCGATTATTTCAAAAAAGAAGCTATCGAATGGGCATGGGAATTATTGACTGCTGTTTACGGGCTGGATCAAGATAGACTTTATGTAACCATTTTCGAGGGCGATACCGACGAAGGCTTAGAAAAGGATGTAGAGGCGTTTGAATTTTGGAAACAATGGATTGCTGAAGACCGTATATTATTAGGGAATAAGAAGGACAACTTTTGGGAGATGGGCGAGACTGGGCCATGTGGTCCTTGTTCTGAAATTCACTATGATATGCGCGCAGATGAGGATCGTAAGCTTGTCGCTGGACAAGAGTTGGTCAATGCCGATCATCCGCAAGTGATAGAAGTTTGGAATTTGGTCTTTATGCAATTTAATAGGCTGAAGAACGGCACGCTAGAATCACTACCCGCCAAACATGTGGATACAGGGATGGGATTTGAACGTTTGGTAAGAGCCATTCAAGGAAAGTCTTCTAATTATGATACGGATGTCTTCCAACCGCTAATCTCTTTTATTTCCGAAAAATCGGGAATTAAATATGGTGTCAACGAAAAGACGGATATAGCTATGCGTGTGTTGTCTGACCATATACGTGCGGTAAGCTTTGCCATTGCTGACGGCCAATTGCCTTCCAATAATAAAGCAGGATACGTCATACGTCGCATCCTACGACGAGCAGTACGCTATGCTTATACGTTTTTAAACTTCAAAACGCCATTTATCAATGAATTGGTGCCTCTTTTGGCAAAGGAATTTGAAGGTGTATTTGACGAGTTGATCAGTCAACAGGATTTTGTACAAAAGGTGGTCTTAGAGGAAGAGGTTTCTTTTCTTCGGACGCTGGTGGCGGGTGTACAACGATTTGAGGCTTATGCTGAAAAGAATACAGCGGTAGATGGTGATTTTGCCTTCGAACTTTTTGATACGTTTGGATTTCCTATTGACTTAACAGAGCTATTGGCACGGGAGAAGGGATTAGAGGTCGATATGACTGGATTTCAACAAGCTCTTCAGGTTCAAAAAGAAAGATCTAGGGCAGCTACTGCTATAGATACCGGTGATTGGGTGTTCGTCAATGACGAAGAACAGGCTGAATTTGTAGGGTACGATGTGTTGACAGTAAAGACAGAAATCTTAAAATATAGAAAGGTAACGGCCAAAGGAAAAGAACAAGTACAATTTGTCCTATCTGTGACGCCATTCTACCCGGAAGGTGGGGGGCAAGTGGGGGACACAGGAGTCTTGATTTCTGAAGAGACGGGTGAAAAAATCCATATTACAGATACTAAAAAGGAAAATGGTCTTATCGTCCATTTTTCTAACCAACTGCCGTCTCAGCTAATTGGAATTTTTCAAGCTAAGGTAGATTTGCAAAAGCGTATAGATACAGAGAATAACCACTCCGCCACGCACTTACTTCATGCAGCATTGAAGGAAGTATTAGGAAACCATGTCAATCAGAAGGGATCTTTGGTCAATGCTGATATTTTACGGTTTGATATTTCGCATTTTTCTAAAGTGACTGAGGAAGAGCTTAAACAAGTTGAAGATATTGTGAATGCTAAGATTCGTGAAAATATAGCGCTTAAGGAAAATCGTAACGTTCCCTTTCAGGAGGCTTTGGACTCTGGGGTAACAGCTTTATTTGGCGAGAAATATGGAGACTATGTCCGTGTGATTACTTTTGGAGATCAATTTTCTAAGGAACTCTGCGGAGGTACACATGTAAAGGCTACTGGTCAGATTGGTTTTTTTAAAATTATTTCAGAATCAGCTGTTGCAGCGGGCGTAAGACGTATCGAAGCCATCACTGGGACAAAAGCTGCGGCTGTGATACGTGAGCATTTCGATTTGGTCCATAAATTAGGGGAGCTTTTGCACAACCCCAAGGATTTTGTCGTAACCCTCGCCAAGGTAATTGATGAAAATTCTGCTTTAAAGAAGGAAATAGAAAAGAGTATTATTGAAAAATCACTTGCCCTAAAAACCGATTTAGAGCAAAAAATCGAGGAGATAAATGGCGTACGTTTTTTGGCTACAGTCGTTGATCTACCCAATGCAGAAGCTTTAAAAACCCTTGCATATGCATTGAAAGGTGCTATAGATAATTTGTTCCTCGTGTTAGGCGCTAATTTCGATGGTAAACCAAGCATTGCTGTTGTCGTTAGCGAGCACTTGTCTAAAGAGAGAGGGCTAAATGCAGGAAGTATTGTGAGAGAGTTGGCCAAAGAAATAGATGGTGGAGGGGGAGGGCAACCTTTCTTTGCTACCGCTGGAGGAAAAAATGCTAGTGGACTAGGGAATGCTATTGCTAAAGCTAAAACATATCTTGATTAA
- a CDS encoding universal stress protein, producing MNKPLLVPVDFSDNARIATEYAAQIAADTQRDVHVIYIMTEHTNRFANATWNKDLIEPLIQEALKNLEEMLIPIRQKHPNVNFTTSTRDGVLADQLLNEAKDDKYAAIVIGTKGSSGLDSVFIGSNAYDVIKTTETPILTIPKSVTNYTKNNIGLLCNFKNGELEVLKQAIALFGSNFHLQLIHINRTDETVESIDQKLRAWIDLIISETGLDDISYTVKSQAYYIKYKETIAHAIQQILIDESVDILLVTKGRKNFFNYIFSENISKELAFQSKIPNLFARI from the coding sequence ATGAACAAGCCCCTTTTAGTCCCTGTAGATTTTTCTGACAATGCAAGAATTGCTACAGAATACGCTGCACAAATAGCTGCCGATACTCAACGCGACGTACACGTCATCTATATCATGACGGAGCATACCAATAGATTTGCGAATGCCACTTGGAATAAGGATCTTATCGAACCTCTTATCCAAGAAGCATTAAAAAACCTGGAGGAAATGCTCATCCCTATTAGACAAAAACATCCGAATGTCAACTTCACGACATCGACTAGAGACGGTGTCCTTGCCGACCAACTTCTGAACGAAGCAAAAGACGATAAGTATGCCGCTATCGTCATTGGCACCAAAGGTTCTTCAGGTCTTGATTCGGTTTTTATCGGCAGCAATGCTTACGACGTCATCAAAACAACCGAAACACCAATTTTGACTATCCCAAAAAGCGTAACAAACTATACGAAAAACAATATTGGATTACTCTGTAACTTTAAAAATGGAGAACTGGAGGTCCTCAAACAGGCCATTGCTCTATTCGGCAGCAATTTTCACCTTCAACTTATCCATATTAATCGGACGGATGAGACTGTTGAATCAATCGACCAAAAACTCCGGGCATGGATTGACCTCATCATCAGCGAAACAGGGCTCGATGATATCTCCTACACGGTAAAATCTCAAGCTTATTATATTAAATACAAAGAGACAATTGCTCATGCAATCCAACAGATACTGATTGACGAATCCGTCGACATTCTATTGGTAACGAAAGGTAGAAAGAATTTTTTCAATTACATTTTTTCTGAAAACATCTCAAAAGAGTTAGCTTTTCAAAGTAAAATACCCAATCTTTTTGCCCGGATTTAA
- a CDS encoding universal stress protein — translation MKKTLLVPTDFSNNSLSAAKYASKLAIEREYSVHLIHYYTAQSSSFATEELSKEFENSQILKADLTIVEFEKKLQEEFPTVNYTHRTARGFLQDTLPQEAKKSEYEIIVMGTKGHSDKKSVRWGSNTSAVAAKSPIPVLIVPNYFNQFKTQKIGLLTNFKTEELNTVHEFVDTFGPISQLELIHVYNKDEIESTVRKKLDEWSLKINQSISIDQINPCIDHLQSNNKELDTIAEVIHDLVDKNDIDIVLITKSRKSFFERLFNPSVSKAVVLDINKPSYFSKV, via the coding sequence ATGAAGAAGACTTTATTAGTCCCCACAGATTTCTCAAACAATTCGCTATCAGCTGCCAAATATGCCTCTAAGCTAGCAATTGAAAGAGAGTATTCCGTGCATTTAATCCACTATTATACGGCGCAATCCTCTTCATTTGCTACTGAAGAGCTAAGTAAAGAGTTTGAAAACAGCCAAATATTAAAAGCGGACTTAACCATTGTGGAGTTTGAAAAAAAGCTACAAGAAGAATTCCCTACCGTAAACTACACCCATCGTACCGCTAGAGGATTTCTTCAAGACACCCTTCCACAAGAAGCAAAGAAGTCGGAATATGAGATTATTGTAATGGGCACCAAAGGCCACAGCGATAAAAAAAGTGTAAGATGGGGCAGCAATACGTCCGCTGTCGCGGCAAAATCCCCAATCCCGGTATTGATTGTACCCAATTACTTCAATCAATTTAAAACGCAAAAAATTGGGCTGTTAACGAATTTTAAAACCGAAGAATTAAATACGGTACATGAATTTGTCGATACTTTTGGCCCAATATCACAACTGGAGCTGATTCACGTCTACAACAAGGACGAGATTGAATCAACCGTTCGTAAAAAACTAGATGAATGGTCATTGAAAATCAACCAAAGCATATCTATTGACCAAATCAATCCTTGTATAGACCATCTTCAATCTAACAATAAGGAGCTTGATACAATCGCTGAAGTCATCCATGATCTAGTCGACAAAAACGATATCGATATCGTATTGATTACCAAATCCAGAAAGTCCTTTTTCGAACGACTCTTCAACCCTTCCGTCTCGAAGGCAGTAGTACTAGATATCAACAAGCCATCATATTTTTCTAAAGTATAA